One genomic segment of Paenibacillus sp. FSL H8-0332 includes these proteins:
- a CDS encoding DUF2087 domain-containing protein encodes MQISEKFWNASIAELKQGYNVETEARKEKYHCLVCGMPFEKGLIYKDGEQYYEAEKFAALHVDRIHGGMFNWLLTLDKKLSGLTELQKGLLQAFRQSLSDAEAAKELGIGSTSTVRNHRFTLREKVKQAKLFLAVMELAEEKPGASSPFVSIPRTAVMVDERFAITEQENAEILGAYFKQGPDGPLSEFPKRQKRKAAILRHLIQRFETGRKYSEKEINAVLEAAYPDYVTLRRYLIDYGLLDREDDGSRYWVKL; translated from the coding sequence GTGCAGATATCGGAGAAATTCTGGAATGCTTCCATTGCAGAATTGAAGCAGGGCTATAATGTGGAGACGGAAGCGCGTAAGGAAAAGTATCATTGTCTGGTCTGCGGGATGCCCTTCGAGAAGGGTTTAATCTATAAGGATGGCGAGCAGTATTACGAAGCGGAGAAGTTCGCAGCTCTGCATGTGGACCGGATTCATGGCGGGATGTTCAACTGGCTGCTGACGCTGGACAAGAAGCTGAGCGGGTTAACCGAATTGCAAAAGGGGCTGCTCCAGGCTTTCCGCCAAAGTCTTAGCGATGCAGAGGCGGCCAAGGAGCTGGGAATCGGCAGCACCTCCACGGTGCGCAACCACCGGTTCACGCTTCGCGAGAAGGTGAAGCAGGCCAAGCTGTTTTTGGCGGTCATGGAGCTGGCTGAGGAGAAGCCGGGAGCTTCATCGCCTTTTGTGAGCATTCCGCGTACGGCTGTGATGGTCGATGAACGGTTTGCGATTACCGAGCAGGAGAACGCCGAGATTCTAGGCGCCTATTTCAAACAGGGGCCGGACGGCCCATTGTCAGAGTTCCCTAAGCGGCAGAAGCGTAAGGCGGCTATTCTGCGCCATCTGATTCAGCGGTTCGAAACGGGACGCAAATATAGCGAGAAAGAGATTAATGCTGTGCTGGAAGCGGCTTATCCCGATTATGTGACGCTGCGGCGTTACCTGATTGATTACGGGCTGCTGGACCGCGAGGATGACGGCAGCAGATACTGGGTGAAATTATAA
- a CDS encoding DnaJ family domain-containing protein, giving the protein MAILSWLAEQRIQEAMRSGEFANLPGHGKPLELEDLSGVPEELRMSYKIMKNAGLLPEELTLRAECVTLEELLVACHRSGNNDTGERKELETKLSLKRLRLQQLLQERGLEGNAAYADYGDAIGQRLTGIEE; this is encoded by the coding sequence ATGGCTATACTATCTTGGCTTGCAGAACAGAGAATTCAGGAAGCGATGCGCAGCGGAGAGTTCGCCAATCTGCCGGGGCACGGCAAGCCGCTGGAGCTGGAGGATCTCTCCGGCGTACCCGAGGAATTACGGATGTCCTACAAGATTATGAAGAACGCCGGGCTGCTGCCGGAGGAATTGACGCTGCGGGCTGAGTGCGTAACGCTCGAAGAGCTGCTGGTGGCTTGCCACCGCAGCGGCAACAACGACACTGGCGAACGTAAGGAGCTGGAAACCAAGCTCTCGCTCAAGCGTCTTCGTCTCCAACAGCTTCTTCAGGAACGCGGGCTGGAGGGCAATGCTGCATATGCGGATTACGGGGACGCGATCGGGCAGCGGCTGACGGGAATAGAAGAGTAA
- a CDS encoding DUF1801 domain-containing protein: MNPEVTDYIAQIKLPWQSEICSKLREVIHGAIPEVAERIQYGKPHFLKNGKYAAVLSTAKGWVSFSIFNAAALEVPEGQFEAGSGDRLTTKLTEGKAVDYELLSSLLKQASAAL; the protein is encoded by the coding sequence ATGAATCCAGAAGTGACTGATTACATTGCTCAGATCAAGCTGCCCTGGCAATCGGAGATATGCTCCAAGCTGCGTGAGGTCATTCATGGGGCAATCCCGGAGGTAGCGGAACGAATTCAGTATGGCAAACCGCATTTTCTCAAAAACGGGAAATATGCCGCTGTCCTCTCTACCGCCAAAGGCTGGGTGAGCTTCTCCATCTTCAACGCAGCAGCGCTGGAAGTGCCTGAAGGCCAATTCGAAGCGGGGAGTGGGGATCGCCTCACAACCAAGCTGACGGAGGGCAAGGCTGTGGATTATGAACTGCTGTCTTCCTTGCTGAAGCAGGCTTCTGCTGCATTATAA
- a CDS encoding SDR family NAD(P)-dependent oxidoreductase translates to MSPNIAKKQRFQGKTAIITGAGSGIGRAAAIQLAREGANVALFDLVNERTSILEQKLNKLRKDCALAIDVDTSDAGRMEEAVRRTVEHFGGLDIVFANAGINGVVGPIEELSVNDWEKTLSVNLTGTFLTLKYSIPHLKEKGKGSIIITSSINGNSRFTSFGWSPYSTTKAGQVAFAKMAALELAKFKIRVNVICPGAIATNIDESTEWNEDVESIVIPIEFPEGAQPLADGPGKPENVADLVAFLASDESIHITGSQIVIDGAESLLS, encoded by the coding sequence ATGAGCCCAAATATAGCAAAAAAGCAGCGTTTTCAAGGGAAAACAGCCATAATTACAGGTGCGGGCTCGGGAATCGGCAGAGCGGCAGCGATCCAGCTGGCACGTGAAGGCGCGAATGTCGCCTTGTTCGATCTGGTGAACGAACGTACCTCTATCCTGGAACAGAAGCTGAACAAGCTCCGCAAGGACTGTGCATTAGCAATTGATGTGGATACTTCGGATGCCGGCCGGATGGAGGAAGCGGTGCGCAGAACCGTGGAGCATTTCGGAGGTCTGGACATTGTGTTCGCCAATGCAGGGATTAACGGAGTGGTCGGGCCGATTGAGGAGCTGAGCGTAAATGATTGGGAGAAGACCCTGTCGGTCAACCTCACAGGTACCTTCCTGACGCTGAAATACAGCATTCCTCACCTGAAGGAGAAGGGCAAAGGCAGCATTATTATTACCAGCTCAATCAACGGCAACAGCAGATTTACCAGCTTCGGCTGGTCACCATATAGTACTACTAAGGCCGGGCAGGTTGCTTTTGCCAAGATGGCTGCACTAGAACTGGCCAAGTTCAAAATTCGTGTCAATGTCATTTGTCCGGGAGCCATCGCCACGAATATCGACGAGAGCACGGAGTGGAACGAGGATGTGGAGTCGATTGTTATTCCAATTGAATTCCCTGAAGGAGCGCAGCCGCTTGCAGACGGACCGGGCAAACCGGAGAATGTAGCCGATCTGGTCGCCTTCCTGGCCTCGGATGAATCTATTCATATTACAGGCTCGCAGATTGTGATTGACGGTGCGGAGTCTTTGTTGTCTTAG
- a CDS encoding GIY-YIG nuclease family protein produces the protein MTDKARRKELGYNYAHSHRPMGVYRIVNTGNEKMYIGSSLNLDGVWNKHKFMLDIKAHDNKELQSDWNERGEAGFRFEVLEQIKPEEDFVADVLELKKYRKQLPDMESKWLEQLSPYGERGYHKQK, from the coding sequence ATGACGGATAAAGCCAGACGCAAGGAACTGGGATATAATTACGCGCATTCGCACAGGCCGATGGGGGTCTACAGAATTGTAAATACCGGCAATGAGAAAATGTATATTGGCAGCAGCCTGAATCTCGACGGGGTCTGGAACAAGCATAAATTCATGCTGGATATCAAAGCCCATGACAACAAGGAGCTGCAGAGCGACTGGAATGAACGCGGGGAAGCGGGCTTCCGCTTCGAGGTGCTGGAGCAGATTAAGCCGGAAGAGGATTTCGTGGCCGATGTGCTGGAGCTGAAGAAATACCGCAAGCAGCTGCCGGATATGGAGAGTAAATGGCTGGAGCAGCTGTCTCCTTACGGAGAGCGCGGATATCATAAGCAGAAATAG